In the genome of Phlebotomus papatasi isolate M1 chromosome 2, Ppap_2.1, whole genome shotgun sequence, one region contains:
- the LOC129800242 gene encoding NEDD8-conjugating enzyme UBE2F-like, giving the protein MISLTRKTERVCKRISVRDRLLVKEVQEMEQTLPSTCRIHFADPHVLSEFSLTILPDEGYWQGGKFQFSISVPEEYNMTPPEVKCLTKLWHPNIFDGDICLSLLRQNSIDGMGWAPTRRLKDVIWGLNSLFTDLLNFDDPLNIAAAEQYLQNKTDFQMKVKEFVQLYAR; this is encoded by the coding sequence ATGATCTCGCTGACCAGAAAGACAGAACGTGTGTGCAAACGGATATCCGTCAGGGATCGATTGCTGGTGAAGGAAGTGCAGGAAATGGAGCAAACATTGCCAAGTACATGTAGAATTCACTTTGCTGATCCACACGTTCTCAGTGAATTCTCCCTCACGATACTCCCGGACGAGGGTTACTGGCAAGGAGGTAAATTCCAATTTAGCATCTCCGTGCCCGAGGAGTACAATATGACACCACCGGAGGTGAAATGCCTGACAAAATTGTGGCATCCCAATATTTTCGATGGTGACATCTGCCTCTCGCTCCTGCGACAGAATTCTATCGATGGAATGGGATGGGCACCAACTAGGCGTCTAAAGGATGTGATTTGGGGACTAAATTCACTATTTACGGATTTACTTAACTTCGATGATCCACTGAATATTGCCGCAGCGGAACAGTATCTGCAAAATAAAACTGATTTCCAGATGAAAGTCAAAGAATTTGTTCAGCTTTACGCCAGATGA